The Urbifossiella limnaea nucleotide sequence CCCTGGCCGGGGCCGGGGCCATCGGGGCCTGGGGCGGCGGCGGCCTGTACGGGTTCACCAACGGGGGCGGGGGCGGCGGCCGGGTCGCCGTCTACTACCGCGCCCTCGCCGGGTTCGACCCGGCCCGCGTCACCGCCGGCGGCTTCAGCGCCGGGACCGTCTACCTCGTGAATGGATTCCCGCGTACCCACGTCCGCACCCATTCACCTGCGGGCAACGAAGTGGGCTTCGTTGGCAAAGGCGACGGTTATGTCCCGGAAGTCACTTATCTGATGTTGACCACAAACAAGCCCCTCGACCTCTCCACGTTCCCACCTTCCGCGTTCGAGATCACCGGCCAGATGGGACGGATCACCCCCACGTCGATCACCCTCGTCGGCGACCGGACGTACCGCATCGACCTGCCGTTCCCGTTGACCGAGAACGGGACGTACCACTTCCGTCTGGTATCGACCGTCAAGGATGTCGAGGGCTTCCGGCTCGATCAGGATGCGGACGGCATTCCCGGCGAGACACTCCAGGACGACTACGTCTTCGACCTGACCGTCGATTCGACCCCGCCGCGCATCGTGGCGCACACTCCCGCGGGCGACGTCGCCGGGACCGTCAGTTCGGTGGATGTGTTGTTCAGCGAGGCGATGAACAAGACCTCGCTCACGACCGGTGATGTCGTCGTCACGCGGCCGGACGGGCAGACCGTTTCGGCCACGGCCATTACCGAAATCGGCCTGAACCGATTCCGCGTCTCCTTCCCCGCCCAGACGCTGGTCGGCAGCTACCAGGTGAAGGTCGGGCCGGACGTCCGCGACCGCGCGGGCAACAGACTCGACCAGGACCGCGACGGGAACTTCGGCGAACCCGTCGAGGACGTGTACGTCGCCGCGTTCAACATTGTGCAGGTCGATCTGGGACTTACCAATGTGGTCGTCGGGTCGGCGGCGCTCGTGGCCGGAGAGCCGGTGACCGTGTCGTGGTCCGGGGTCAACCGCACCGGTGCCCCGCTCGTCGGGAACTGGATCGACGGCGTCTACCTGTCCAAGGACGGCGTCTGGGACATCAACGACACCGTGCTTGCCACCGTCCCGCACACCGGCGGGTTGGCCGCTGGTGCGACCTACACGGGTGCGGCGACGGTCAACGTTCCGGGCAAGTTGCCGGGCAACTACCGCATCGTCGTGCGCTCCGACGTCGCCAACCAGGAACGCGAAACGAACGAGGCGGATAACCAGATCGCGAGCGTGGTGCTGTCGCTCGGTGTCCGCCCGCTCGCGACGACCGGGGCACCGGTCACCGGAACCCTCAGCCCCGCGGACCGGCTGGACTTTTACGCAATCACCCTCGGCAAGCGAGAGAGTCTCACCCTGAAACTCGACTCCGCGGCCGGCACGCGGGTCGAACTCGCCGTCAGCTACGCCGCCATCCCGACGCGGGTCGCGTTCGACGCCCGGTCCGCGAGTCCGGGCCCGCACCAGGAGGTCACGCTCACCGGCATCGCCGGCGGCGGCACCTACTACGTCATGGTGTACGGCGACCAGGTCGGCGGCGGGGCCGCGTACACGCTCAAAGCCGAGAAGGCCGAATTCTTCGTCACCGGCGTCACCCCGACTCGCCACGGCACCGCCGCCGACGCGGTGATGGTGGTGACCGGCGTCGGGTTCGACGAATCTACCCGCGTGTCGCTCCTCGACCCGGCCGGGCCGGTCGTGCCGTACCCGACACAGTTCGTGTCCCCGACCACGCTGCTCGTCACTCTCGACCTGACCCACTTCCGGCCCGAGCGGTACGGCGTCCGGGTCCTGAAGGCCGACGAGGCGATCACGCTCCCGAACGCGTTCGAAGTCGTCGCCGGCGGGACCGCGACGCTCGAAACGAATCTGGTCGTGCCGGGCAACGTCAGCCCCGGGTTCCCGGCCAAGCAAACGGTCTGGGTCGAGTACCGCAACTCCGGCACCGTCGCGATGCCCGCCCCGCTTCTGTCGGTGTCGGTCGGGGGGGACGGGTTCCTCACCACCAGCGAGTCGGTCGCCAACCAGATCATGGAGACGCGCACCCGGCCGGTCGGCCTGGGGGGCACCGTCCAGGTCCTCGGCATCGGCTCCACGGCCACCCCCGGCACCCTCCAGCCCGGCGAATCCGCCCGTATCCCCGTCTACTTCGTCGGCTTCCCGAAAGATCCCGGCGGGAACAACGTCAGCTTCACGCTCGGCAGCCTCACGGCGCTGGACACGACCGAGAAAGTGGCGTACCTCCTCAACCCGGACGAACTGATCGTGTACGAGCGGCCGGGAACGGGTGCCCGCAACATCAACGTAAACCTGCCCTCGAATCCGCCACTGGTGGACAAGCTGGGGAACGGCACACTCCTCGGCGTGCTGTCGCCCTCGAACTACGTCAGCCCCCGGGCCGGCGGGGCCGCGAACACCCGCGAGGAATACCTGGCCATCGACTGGCCCGCCGTTGAGGCACAACGCCCGGCGTCCGTCCCGGCCGATGCCTGGCAAGCCGTTCTCGTCAACCTGCGGGCGAACTACGGCGACCTGTGGGCCGACTACGTCAACGAGATGGCCCAGAACGCAAATTACCTCGCGTCGGTCGGTCAGACGACGAGCGACGTCGGAGCCCTGTGGGCGTTCGAGGTGGCCCAGGCTTCCGCCGCGCTCAGCCCGATCCGCTACCTCGCCGGGGCGGTCGACGCGTCCGTGCCCGCGCCCGGACTGCCGCTCACGTTCAGCCGCGTCTACGGCCAGGACATCCCGTCGCGGTTCACGCTCGGCGTGATGGGCCGGGGTTGGACGCACAGCTGGGACGTTTCGGCGCGGGTGGACGAACTGACCGGGGACGTGACCCTTCACGGCCCCGGCGGGGTGGCCCGTTTCTTTACCAAGCGCAACAACGGCACCTACACGGCCAGCCCCGGCGACTACGGGACGCTCACCCTGACCGGCGGCGTGTTCAACCTGGTCGAGACCGACAAGACGCTGTGGCAGTTCAACACCGACCGCCGCCTCGAATTCGTTCAGGACACGAACGGCAACCGCATCTCGCTCGCCTACGCGGACGGCCTGCTGTCGAGCGTCACGCACTCGAACGGCCGGCAACTCGTGCTCGCCTACTCGGGGGCCGTCGGGCAGCGGAAACTGCTGGCATCCGTGACCGACACGGCGGGCGCGGGCGCGTCCGACGACCGCGTCACCACCTACGAGTACGACGCGAACCGCGAACAACTCGTTCGCGTCACCGCCCCCGGCAACCGGGTCACGAGCTACGACTACGCCCCGCTCGACCTCGTGACCTGGAAGCCGACCGGCCCGCGCGGTGACACGAACCCGCCGCGGCTGTTCTCGGGACCGAAGAGCTACGCGCTGCAGGCCGTGACGTACGCGGACGGCACGCACGACTACTTCAACTACGACGCCGCCGGCCGGCTCGTCGACACGTCGAAGGACGGGGGCACCGAGGCCGTCACCTTCGGCCACGACGCCGTCGATTTCGGCACGAACCCCGGCCGCGTCCGGGTCACCGACGCCTCCGGGCGGGTGACGACGCTCAACTTCGGCCTCGGCGGGCAGCTCGTCCAGGTCCGCGACGGCGACGGCCGGGTTGTGTCGTTCGGGTACGACACGAAGGCACAGTTCTCCGACCTCACCGGCCCCGGGGGCGAGCGCTACCGGTACGCCCACGACGCCGCCGGCAACCTGACCGGGGTCCGCGATGCGCTCAACCTGGAGACCACTTTCACCTACGAGGCGGCTCACCAGAACCTGGCGTCGTTCACCGACGCCCGCGGCAACGGGCTCGGCTACGAGTACGACACGAAGGGGAATCTGAAGGCGATCGTGTACGAGGACGGGTCGCGGGAGACGTTCACCTACGACGCGGTCGGGAATGTGCTGACGGCCACCAACCGCCGGGCGCAGGTGACGACGTACACGTACAACGCCGCCGGGCAGGTGCTGACCAAGGACTACAGCACCACCCCGGGGCCGGTGAAGGACTTCGTCTACACCTACGACAGCCGGGACAACCTGCGGACGGCGACCGACGCCGGCGGGACCACCACCCTGACCTACGACCCGGTCACCGACCGCCTCACCCGCATCGACTACCCGGGCGGGCATTGGTTCGCCTTCACCTACGACGCCGCCGGCCGCCGCGCGACCCGCACCGACGAGACCGGGCGAGTGCTCCGCTACGGGTACGACGCCCTCGGCCGGCTCGACACCCTGTCGGCCGACGGCGAGGGGGTGCTGGCCGACTACGACTACGACGCCGCCGGGCGGCTGGCGACGAAGACGCTCGGGAACGGGGTGTACACGACGTACGCCTACGACGCGGCCGGGAACGTCGAACACCTGGTCAACTACCTGCCGGGCGGGGCGGTGCTGTCCCGGTTCGACTACGGGTACGACGCGTCCGGCCGGCGGACGTCGATGACGACGCTGGCGGGGACGTTCACGTACGGGTACGACGCGCTTGGCCAGCTCGTGCGGGTGGAGCACCCGGACGGGCGGGTGGTGGTGTACGACTACGACGCGGCCGGGAACCGGCGGCGGGTGACCGACGACGGGGTGGAGACGGACTACACGGCCAACGACCTGAACCAGTACACGCAGGTCGGCGGCGTGACGTACACGTTCGACGCCGACGGGAACCTGAAGAGCAAGACCGAGAACGGGGTGACGACGACCTATGCCTTCGACGCCGAGAACCGGCTGACCGGGGTGACCGGCCCGGACGGGGCGTGGACGTACCGGTACGACGCCCTCGGCAACCGCGTCGGGGCGACGGCGAACGGGGTGGCGACGACGTACGTGATCGACCCGACCGGGCTGGGGAACGTGGCCGCTGAGTACGGGGCAGGCGGGGCGCTGGTGGCCCGGTACGACCACGGGTACGGGCTGGTGTCGCGGGCGGACGGGGCGGGGGCGGCGTTCTACACGTTCGAGGCCATCGGCCACACGAGCGAGCTGACCGGGGCCGGCGGGCAGGTGCTCAACAGCTACCGGTACGACCCGTTCGGCGTGTCGCTCGGCAAGTCCGAGGCGGTGGCCAACCCGTTCGAGTACGTCGGCGAGTACGGCGTGATGAACGAGGGGAACGGGCTGGAGTTCATGCGAGCGAGGCACTACCACCCAACTGATGGACAATTCATTCAGTACGATCCGCTTGGAATTGCGGGTGGACTCAACGGTTACTCCTATACAGATAATGGACCGGTTTCTCGTCTGGACCCTGTTGGGTTGTCATGGGTAGACGACGCAGCCTCTGTCGTAGGCGGTGCTATCGGCGTTGGGTACGCCGCATATGCATCGTTCATCTCCGCTGGGGTCGCCACACCGTTCGTAGCTGCGGGAGGTATTGCCTCCGCCTACCAACTCGGGACCGGGCTAGGTAACCTCGGAAGTCGTCTTCTCTGGGGCCTAGACCCTGTTTTCAGTGGTGGCGTCTGGCAAGACTTCGCCGATGCAGTGTCAGATGATCCGGCAGTGATCGAAGCCGGTCACATTGCAGATTACTGGTTCAATGGACCCGACATTGCAAATATCTATCCCGCGGCGGTAGACATCTACCGTAATCGCACCGCGTTGCGTGACTTGCTTGGACGTTTATCACAACTACCTGTCCTTGTCCTGCCACTAGATTGGCCAGTCTTTCTCGCGCAGCTATTCAGCTCGGCACTCGCTCGCTCTCGTGATCCGAATGATAAGCTTGCCCCGGCGGGCTTCGGCGGTGCGGCGTTCGTCCTGCCGGACAGCTCGCTCGCATACACCGTCCGGTTCGAGAACCAGGCCGACGCCACCGCCCCGGCCCACGATGTCCTCGTTACTGACATCCTCGACCCGACCCTCGACCTCGACACGTTCGAGCTGACCGAGGTCGCCTTCGCCGGCGTCCGCCTCGCCGTCCCCGCCGGCCGCGACCACTACGCCGCCGCCCTGCCGTTCGTCGCCAACGGCGTCACCCTCCGCGTCGAGGTGGCGGTCGATCTCGACCGGGCCACCCGCACCCTCACCCTGTCCCTGCGGGCCACCGACCTGGCCACCGGCTGGACACCCGAAAACCCACTCCTCGGCCTCCTCTACCCCGAGGACGGCACCGGCCGCGGCCAGGGGTCGTTCAGCTACCGCATCCGCCCCCTCGCCGGCCTGCCGACCGGCACCGTGATCGAGAACCGCGCCCGCATCACCTTCGACCAGAACGACCCGATCGACACCCCGGCCGTCCGCAACACCCTCGACGCCGCCGGCCCCACCAGCCGCGTCACCACGCCGACCGCGACGATCACCGGCGACACCCTCACCCTGACGTGGGCGGGCGAGGACGACCCGGGCGGGTCCGGGGTCGCGGGATACGACGTGTTCGCGTCCGTGGACGGCGGGGCGTGGTTCCGGGTCGTGTTCGGCGCCACCGCGACGAGTACGACGTTCTCGGTCGTCCCCGGCCACGCCTACGGCTTCTACTCCGTCGCCCGCGACCTCGTCGGCCACACCGAAGCCGCCCCCGCCACTGCCGACGCCGTCGTCACCGTGGTGAACACGCCGCCGGTCCTCGCCCCGATCGGCAACCGCACCGTCAACGAGGGCAACACCTTCACGTTCACCGCCACGGCCACCGACCCGGACGCGGGGCAGACCCTGCGGTTCACCCTCGACGCGGGTGCCCCGGCCGGGGCCGGCATCGACCCCACCACCGGCGTGTTCACCTGGGCGACGACCGAGGCCGACGGGCCGGGCGTGTACGCGGTCACCGTCCGCGTGACCGACGACGCCAACCCGGCCGCGACCGCCTTCGAGACGATCACCGTCACCGTCGGCGAGGTGAACCTCGCCCCGGTCCTCGCCGCGGTCGGCGACCGCACCGTCAACGAGGGCGAACTGGTCACCATCCCGGCGACGGCCGCTGACCCCGATCTGCCGGCGAACGCCCTCACGTTCACTCTGACCGGCGCGCCCGCGGGCGCGAGCATCGACCCGACCACGGGCGTCTTCACCTGGACGCCGACCGAGGCCCAGGGGCCGGCCACGTTCACGTTCACCGTCCGCGTCACCGACAACGGCACCCCGGCCCTGTTCGACGAGGAGGCGATCACCGTCACGGTGGGTGAGGTCAACACCCCGCCCGTGCTGGACCCGATCCCGGACCAGACCGTCGACGAGGGGAATTCTCTCACCTTCACGGTAACGGCCCACGACGGCGATCTGCCGGCTAATACGCTCACGCTCAGCGCCACCGGGTTGCCCGCTGGCGCGACGTTCGTTCCCGCGACCGGCGTGTTCACCTGGACGCCGACCGAGCTTCAGGACGACGCCTTCGCGTTCGACGTGCATGTGAGCGACGGCACCGCCACCGTCACCCGGACGGTCCGTGTCACGGTTCGCGAAGTCAACGCGGCCCCGGTGCTGACCAGCCCCGGCGACCAGACGGTCGACGAACTGACACCGCTAAACTTCACCCTCGGCGCGTCCGACGTCGATCGGGTCGCCGGCTCGCCCAACACGTTCACCTACGCCGTCCTCAGCGGCGCGCAACCGGGGATGACGCTGGACCCGGTCACCGGCGCGTTCTCCTGGACCCCGACCGAGGCCCAAGACGGCACCTACGCCGTCACGTTCCGCGTGGCCGACAACGGCAGTCCGAGCCTGGCCGACACGAAGACCGTCACGATCACCGCTCGCGAGGCCAACCAGGCCCCGGTCCTCGCCCCCGTCGGCGACCGGAGCATCGACGAGGGGAGTTTGCTCACCGTCACGGCACTCGCCGCCGACGCCGACCTGCCCGGCAACACGCTGACGTTCAGTCTCGCCGGCGGACCGGCCGGGGCCGCGATCGACCCGGTGACCGGGGTCTTCA carries:
- a CDS encoding putative Ig domain-containing protein — translated: MTAVTPLEVRNANFDHVDVTFSRDIDPGSFTASDVTLGGIGGAVAVSRVAMTGGASARIDFIPITVRGGYTLTIGPDVRDTLGNQMDQNGNNTAGEATDRSVTSLVYVSANVIFATNTTIGETNLTYDGQDLLIDGGTVAVDGPHSFNSVHIINGGVLTHTANTTTTTHKLDLTVAEQVIVYATSRIDVTGKGYVAGRTTGNTAAGGAVNAGGSHGGLGAVTPGPTNAAYGDYADPADWGAGGANFCGGGVVRITAGTLQLDGVLAAGGSGGSYGAGAGGSVYVSADTLAGAGAIGAWGGGGLYGFTNGGGGGGRVAVCYRALAGFDPARVTAGGFSAGTVYLRDADEATGTLVIDNDAAGISGTGVTPLGLPGQATAAFGDAVVIRGGRTKAQPDHTGMTLEFRNALTVTGATLQGVNLLQVTLTGSLLVSGGGTLQVAGSLVSQTAVTIDGGTLATESVSAPSLSVLNASVLTSLSSTAAQMHKLEVNVAGTIAVDSSSRIDVTGKGYVAGRTTGNTTAEAATGGSGGSHGGKGALAGTGVVTNAVYGDYADPADWGAGGVNSPGGGLVRITAGTLQLDGVLAAGGSGGSYGAGAGGSVYVSADTLAGAGAIGAWGGGGGNGNYINGGGGGGRVAVYYRALAGFDPARVTAGGFSAGTVYLRDADEATGTLVIDNDAAGISGTGVTPLGLPGQATAAFGDAVVIRGGRTKAQPDHTGMTLEFRNALTVTGGRLEGVEQLAVAPAGSLLVTGGGFLEVSGALTAQAAVTVSGATVAAGQVSAPALSVVNAGLLTSLSSTAAQMHKLEVNVAGTIAVDSSSRIDVTGKGYVAGRTTGNTAAGGAVNAGGSHGGLGAVTPGPTNAAYGDYADPADWGAGGANFSGGGVVRITAGTLQLDGVLAAGGSGGSYGAGAGGSVYVSADTLAGAGAIGAWGGGGLYGFTNGGGGGGRVAVYYRALAGFDPARVTAGGFSAGTVYLVNGFPRTHVRTHSPAGNEVGFVGKGDGYVPEVTYLMLTTNKPLDLSTFPPSAFEITGQMGRITPTSITLVGDRTYRIDLPFPLTENGTYHFRLVSTVKDVEGFRLDQDADGIPGETLQDDYVFDLTVDSTPPRIVAHTPAGDVAGTVSSVDVLFSEAMNKTSLTTGDVVVTRPDGQTVSATAITEIGLNRFRVSFPAQTLVGSYQVKVGPDVRDRAGNRLDQDRDGNFGEPVEDVYVAAFNIVQVDLGLTNVVVGSAALVAGEPVTVSWSGVNRTGAPLVGNWIDGVYLSKDGVWDINDTVLATVPHTGGLAAGATYTGAATVNVPGKLPGNYRIVVRSDVANQERETNEADNQIASVVLSLGVRPLATTGAPVTGTLSPADRLDFYAITLGKRESLTLKLDSAAGTRVELAVSYAAIPTRVAFDARSASPGPHQEVTLTGIAGGGTYYVMVYGDQVGGGAAYTLKAEKAEFFVTGVTPTRHGTAADAVMVVTGVGFDESTRVSLLDPAGPVVPYPTQFVSPTTLLVTLDLTHFRPERYGVRVLKADEAITLPNAFEVVAGGTATLETNLVVPGNVSPGFPAKQTVWVEYRNSGTVAMPAPLLSVSVGGDGFLTTSESVANQIMETRTRPVGLGGTVQVLGIGSTATPGTLQPGESARIPVYFVGFPKDPGGNNVSFTLGSLTALDTTEKVAYLLNPDELIVYERPGTGARNINVNLPSNPPLVDKLGNGTLLGVLSPSNYVSPRAGGAANTREEYLAIDWPAVEAQRPASVPADAWQAVLVNLRANYGDLWADYVNEMAQNANYLASVGQTTSDVGALWAFEVAQASAALSPIRYLAGAVDASVPAPGLPLTFSRVYGQDIPSRFTLGVMGRGWTHSWDVSARVDELTGDVTLHGPGGVARFFTKRNNGTYTASPGDYGTLTLTGGVFNLVETDKTLWQFNTDRRLEFVQDTNGNRISLAYADGLLSSVTHSNGRQLVLAYSGAVGQRKLLASVTDTAGAGASDDRVTTYEYDANREQLVRVTAPGNRVTSYDYAPLDLVTWKPTGPRGDTNPPRLFSGPKSYALQAVTYADGTHDYFNYDAAGRLVDTSKDGGTEAVTFGHDAVDFGTNPGRVRVTDASGRVTTLNFGLGGQLVQVRDGDGRVVSFGYDTKAQFSDLTGPGGERYRYAHDAAGNLTGVRDALNLETTFTYEAAHQNLASFTDARGNGLGYEYDTKGNLKAIVYEDGSRETFTYDAVGNVLTATNRRAQVTTYTYNAAGQVLTKDYSTTPGPVKDFVYTYDSRDNLRTATDAGGTTTLTYDPVTDRLTRIDYPGGHWFAFTYDAAGRRATRTDETGRVLRYGYDALGRLDTLSADGEGVLADYDYDAAGRLATKTLGNGVYTTYAYDAAGNVEHLVNYLPGGAVLSRFDYGYDASGRRTSMTTLAGTFTYGYDALGQLVRVEHPDGRVVVYDYDAAGNRRRVTDDGVETDYTANDLNQYTQVGGVTYTFDADGNLKSKTENGVTTTYAFDAENRLTGVTGPDGAWTYRYDALGNRVGATANGVATTYVIDPTGLGNVAAEYGAGGALVARYDHGYGLVSRADGAGAAFYTFEAIGHTSELTGAGGQVLNSYRYDPFGVSLGKSEAVANPFEYVGEYGVMNEGNGLEFMRARHYHPTDGQFIQYDPLGIAGGLNGYSYTDNGPVSRLDPVGLSWVDDAASVVGGAIGVGYAAYASFISAGVATPFVAAGGIASAYQLGTGLGNLGSRLLWGLDPVFSGGVWQDFADAVSDDPAVIEAGHIADYWFNGPDIANIYPAAVDIYRNRTALRDLLGRLSQLPVLVLPLDWPVFLAQLFSSALARSRDPNDKLAPAGFGGAAFVLPDSSLAYTVRFENQADATAPAHDVLVTDILDPTLDLDTFELTEVAFAGVRLAVPAGRDHYAAALPFVANGVTLRVEVAVDLDRATRTLTLSLRATDLATGWTPENPLLGLLYPEDGTGRGQGSFSYRIRPLAGLPTGTVIENRARITFDQNDPIDTPAVRNTLDAAGPTSRVTTPTATITGDTLTLTWAGEDDPGGSGVAGYDVFASVDGGAWFRVVFGATATSTTFSVVPGHAYGFYSVARDLVGHTEAAPATADAVVTVVNTPPVLAPIGNRTVNEGNTFTFTATATDPDAGQTLRFTLDAGAPAGAGIDPTTGVFTWATTEADGPGVYAVTVRVTDDANPAATAFETITVTVGEVNLAPVLAAVGDRTVNEGELVTIPATAADPDLPANALTFTLTGAPAGASIDPTTGVFTWTPTEAQGPATFTFTVRVTDNGTPALFDEEAITVTVGEVNTPPVLDPIPDQTVDEGNSLTFTVTAHDGDLPANTLTLSATGLPAGATFVPATGVFTWTPTELQDDAFAFDVHVSDGTATVTRTVRVTVREVNAAPVLTSPGDQTVDELTPLNFTLGASDVDRVAGSPNTFTYAVLSGAQPGMTLDPVTGAFSWTPTEAQDGTYAVTFRVADNGSPSLADTKTVTITAREANQAPVLAPVGDRSIDEGSLLTVTALAADADLPGNTLTFSLAGGPAGAAIDPVTGVFTWAPTDGPGSTTIAVRVTDDGSPALSATRTFTVTVGNVAPTAAVTGPATATLGQPVTFTLTAADPSPADQAAGFTFEIDWDGDGLVDQTVTGPSGTLVAHTFAGAGPQQVTVTATDKDGGASEEAVAVLSVGGTPGGSGTAVMSGTTLVVTGSDGDDVITVRRWHGSAATLVVRINGVTVGTFTSVTDILARGMTGNDRIVVGHHVTQNARLEGGDGDDYLQGGAGDDTLLGQGGDDEVRATRGDDALDGGAGDDRLVAGSGRDLLVGGAGSDTLRAGSGGDVLYGGPGGDVLSGGSGSDTLDGEDGNDTVSAGGGADTVRGGAGDDYLDGEGGADSIAGGAGNDTLVGGAGEDVLDAGDGDDVFLGWGGVFVGDTLRGGAGTDRIVNPGEDGGLALTAFGAAESVEEVVGAACGSNQHVAGTSGADVLNFAATRLTNLLYVDGRGGADAITASALTTGMRYVGGSGGDTFAVAAAAAGTEHVLGDFRTGTDRLDLRALGVQFSDLMFVAAGADRLVRIRLASGAVITLRLKNVSTNPPASDFLFA